One genomic window of Bos taurus isolate L1 Dominette 01449 registration number 42190680 breed Hereford chromosome Y, ARS-UCD2.0, whole genome shotgun sequence includes the following:
- the LOC132344539 gene encoding melanoma antigen preferentially expressed in tumors-like: protein MGVWAPPRRLLELAGQSLLQNEALAVAALEELPVELFPPLFTAAFAGRHTHAVKAMVQAWPFACLPLGALMKDHEPHLETFQAALDGLDLLLAEEVRPRRWKLQVLDLRRNAHQDFWTLWCGFKASVCSLLEPEPAQPMQKARRVEAQAGLKPARAPVEVLVDLCLKEDTLDETLSYLLKKAKQRRSLLHLRCQKLRIFTIPMQSIRRILKLVQLDSIQDLECVSPRCLKTPLETLCISNCLISESDLTYLSQCPSVSLLKDLGLSGVNLTSLSLEPLQVLIERTSATLQDLDLDECGIMDSQFSALLPSLSRCSQLTTFRFCGNPISMSVLESLLQHTVGLSKLSLVLYPAPLESYEDVRGTLHPGLLAQLHARLRQLVRTSGRASTVWFSSNTCPHCGDEIFYGIWPILCPCYMPA, encoded by the exons ATGGGCGTCTGGGCGCCCCCCCGCCGACTCCTGGAGCTGGCCGGCCAGAGCCTGCTGCAGAACGAGGCCTTGGCCGTCGCGGCCCTGGAGGAGCTGCCCGTGGAGCTCTTCCCTCCGCTGTTTACGGCGGCCTTTGCCGGGAGGCACACCCATGCCGTGAAGGCGATGGTGCAGGCCTGGCCCTTTGCCTGCCTCCCTCTGGGCGCCCTGATGAAGGACCACGAGCCTCATCTGGAGACCTTCCAGGCTGCACTCGACGGCCTGGACCTCCTGCTTGCTGAGGAGGTCCGCCCCAG GCGGTGGAAGCTGCAGGTGCTGGACTTGCGCCGCAACGCCCACCAGGACTTCTGGACCCTGTGGTGTGGCTTCAAGGCCAGCGTGTGCTCGCTGCTGGAGCCCGAGCCGGCCCAGCCCATGCAGAAGGCGCGCAGGGTGGAGGCACAGGCGGGGCTGAAGCCGGCGCGGGCCCCTGTGGAGGTGCTGGTCGACCTGTGCCTCAAGGAGGACACGCTGGACGAGACCCTCAGTTACCTGTTGAAGAAGGCCAAGCAGAGGAGGAGCCTGCTGCACCTGCGCTGCCAGAAGCTGAGAATCTTCACCATCCCCATGCAGAGCATCAGGAGGATCCTGAAGCTGGTGCAGCTGGACTCCATCCAGGACCTGGAG TGTGTCTCCCCCAGGTGCCTGAAGACCCCTCTGGAGACCCTGTGCATCAGCAACTGCCTGATTTCGGAGTCAGACCTGACGTACCTGTCGCAGTGCCCAAGCGTCAGCCTCCTGAAGGACCTGGGGCTCAGCGGGGTCAACCTGACCAGCCTCAGCCTGGAGCCCCTGCAGGTCCTGATCGAGAGGACCTCAGCCACCCTGCAGGACCTGGACCTGGACGAGTGCGGCATCATGGACTCCCAGTTCAgcgccctcctgccctccctgagcCGCTGCTCCCAGCTCACCACCTTCCGCTTCTGCGGCAACCCCATCTCCATGTCCGTGCTGGAGAGCCTGCTGCAGCACACCGTGGGGCTGAGCAAGCTGAGTCTGGTGCTGTACCCCGCACCCCTGGAGAGCTATGAGGATGTGCGCGGCACCCTGCACCCGGGCCTCCTGGCTCAGCTGCACGCCCGGCTCAGGCAGCTGGTGCGCACGTCTGGGCGGGCCAGCACGGTCTGGTTCAGCTCCAACACCTGTCCCCACTGCGGTGACGAGATCTTCTACGGCATCTGGCCCATCCTGTGCCCCTGCTACATGCCCGCCTAG